From Micromonospora carbonacea:
TCGTCCGACGCCTGCTCGCCGAGGTCGGGCACCCGGTGGCGCGCCTCGTGCGTACCTCGATCGGGCCGATCCGCCTCGGCGACCTGCGCGCCGGGCGGACCCGGCGGCTCACCAACGCCGAGGTCGCCGCCCTGTTCAAGGCGGTGGGTGACTGACCCCGTGGGGCGGGGTACCCCAACGGGTAGGCTTCCGTGACGTCCCGGACGGGACGCACGGTGGCGTGGGTCGCCACCGACGGCGTCGCACGCGGCCCCTCGACGGGCCGCGGGCATGATTGACGACGACGACAAACCGCTCGCGACGGGCCGCCGGGCCCCGCGAGGCACGGGCTGAGGAGGATCACGGTGGAGGAAAACGTACGGGCCGGGCGCTGCGTGGTCGCTGTGGACGGGCCGTCCGGTTCGGGTAAGTCCACCGTCTCCCGGCGGCTCGCCGTGGGCCTCGGCGCCCGCTACCTGGACACCGGGGCGATGTACCGGGCGATCACCTGGGCGGTGCTGCGCTCGGGGGTCGACCTGACCGACGCCGAGTCGGTGGGCAAGGTCGCCGCCGAGGTCGACCTGCGCATCGGCACCGACCCCGAGGGGTACGGCGTGACCGCCGACGGCGTGGGCGTCGACGCCGAGATCCGGGGCACCGAGGTCACCGGCGCGGTCTCCGCCGTGGCCGCCGTACCGTCGGTGCGGGCCCTGCTGGTGGCCCGGCAGCGGGAGATGATCGCGAAGGCCGGCCGGATCGTCGTCGAGGGCCGTGACATCGGCTCGGTCGTCGCCCCCGACGCCGACCTGAAGGTCTACCTGACCGCCTCCGAGGCCGCGCGCGCCCAGCGGCGCAGCGCCGAGGACGCCACCGACGTGGCCGCCACCGCCGCCGACCTGGCCCGCCGCGACCGGCTCGACTCGACCCGCAAGGCCGACCCGTTGCAGCAGGCCGCCGACGCGGTGGTGCTGGACACCACCGAGCTGGGCATCGACGAGGTCGTGGACCGGCTGCGCGCGCTGCTGACCGAGCGGGGCGTGGCGTGACCACGGACGAGGGCTGGGTGGAGCTGCGCGAGCCGGATGCCGACGTCGAGGAGCCGACCGGCCCGGTGCCGGTGGTGGCCGTCGTCGGCCGCCCCAACGTCGGCAAGTCCACCCTGGTCAACCGCATCATCGGCCGGCGGCAGGCCGTCGTCGAGGACATCCCCGGGGTGACCCGGGACCGGGTCCCCTACGACGCGCAGTGGTCCGGCCGCGCCTTCACGGTCGTCGACACGGGCGGCTGGGAGCCGGACGCGAAGGACCGGGCGGCCGCGATCGCCGCGCAGGCCGAGATCGCCGTCGCCACCGCCGACGTGGTGCTGTTCGTGGTCGACGCCATGGTCGGCTCCACCGACGTGGACGAGGCCGCCGTCAAGATGCTGCGGCGCAGCGCCAAGCCGGTCATCCTGGTGGCCAACAAGGCCGACAACGCCACCATCGAGATGGAGTCGACGTCGTTGTGGTCGCTCGGCCTCGGCGAGCCGTTCCCGATCTCGGCGTTGCACGGCCGAGGCTCCGGCGACCTGCTCGACAAGATCCTCCAGGCGCTGCCCGAGGCTCCGGCGATCGTGGAGAACCGCCCGCGCGGCCCGCGCCGGGTCGCGCTCGTCGGCCGGCCCAACGTCGGCAAGTCCAGCCTGCTCAACCGGTTCTCCGGCGAGGAACGGGCGGTCGTCGACTCGGTCGCCGGCACCACCGTCGACCCGGTGGACAGCCTCGTGGAGATCGGCGGGGAGACCTGGCAGCTGGTCGACACCGCCGGGCTGCGCAAGCGGGTCGGCAAGGCCAGCGGCACCGAATACTACGCCAGCCTGCGCACCGCCTCGGCGATCGAGGCCGCCGAGGTGGCCGTGGTGCTGCTCGACTCCAGCGAGCCGATCAGCGAGCAGGACCAGCGGATCCTGTCCATGGTCACCGAGGCGGGCCGAGCCCTGGTCATCGCCTTCAACAAGTGGGACCTGGTCGACGGCGACCGCCGGTACTACCTGGACAAGGAGATCGAGCGCGAGCTGCGCCGCATCCCCTGGGCGCTGCGGATCAACCTGTCGGCCAAGACCGGCCGGGCGGTCGACAGGCTCGCTCCGTCGCTGCGCAAGGCCCTGGCGAGCTGGGAGACCCGGGTGCCCACGGCGCAGCTCAACTCGTGGCTGACCGCCCTGGTGCAGGCCACCCCGCACCCGGTGCGCGGCGGCCGGGCGCCGAAGATCCTCTTCGCCACCCAGGCCGGGGTCGCCCCGCCGCGGTTCGTGCTCTTCACCACCGCGCCGCTGGACGCCGGCTACCAGCGGTTCGTCGAGCGCAAGCTCCGCGAGGAGTTCGGCTTCGAGGGCAGCCCGGTGGAGATTTCGGTACGCCCGCGCAAGAAGCTCGGCCCCGGCGGCCGGGGCAAGGCGCACGGCTGACGTCGTCGCCCCGCCCACCCTGGCAGGGGCGGCGGGGCTTGTCGCCTCCTGCCTCCTCGGGCCGTGCGTCTCCTCGGTCCCTGGGCGCTGCGGCGGCCCGCCGGCTGCCTCGGCCGCCCGCTGCCCCTGCCTCTGATCCGCTCGCCGCCCGGCCCCGCCCAGCGGGGCCGGGCGCGCGCTGTCTGCCCTGTCTCCAGTCGGCCGGGTGTGTCGTTCCGCGTCCCTCCGGCCGTGTGCCGTCTCCACGTCTTCGTCCGGGTTGTGGCGTGAGCCCGGCCGCCCTTGGACCTGGACCGCTGGCCGATCGCGCCGGCCGGCGGCCCCCTTCCGAGCCCGCCACCGCCCTGATCTTGGACGGTTGTCGTCGCTGACGAACAGCAACTGTCCAGGTTCCCCAGGCCCGGCGACGCGGCAGGCGCGACGGACCAACGGGCGGTGGTGGTGGCGGAGCGCCGCCGGCAGGCGCATCGGGTGGTGACCTCCGCCTGACGAGGTGTGTTGCCCGCAGGGCTGGGCCACTCTGGCGGAGCGTGCCCGGGGCTCTCGCAGACCCGGCCGCCACCACGCCACTGTCCGGCAAGCTGCCCCCTATCCTCCTAGGACGCCCTCGGGATGTGGGGCCGGCAATCGGGGCGGGGCCAATGCGTGCACGGGGAAGATCGTGCGTTAAGCTGTACCGGCTGTCGCAGGGAGCAAGTGCCTGACGGTGGCATCGGGACGTGGCGCAGCTTGGTAGCGCACTTGACTGGGGGTCAAGGGGTCGTCGGTTCGAATCCGGCCGTCCCGACACACGAAAAGCCCTGACCAGCGAAAACACTGGTCAGGGCTTTTGTTTTCGTCTATGGAGTTCTGAACCGCCCCCCGAAAACCCCCCGATTACCCGGGGCGGCAACCAGACTTGTCATCCATGGTCATCGTCCTGCTCCCTGGGCGTGGGGCGTCCGTTCCGCTCGGCGCCGAGACGTTCGAGGACTTCGGAGACGTCGGGTGCTTGGACGGGCTTGGCGATGTAGCAGGTGGCGGTGACCTTCTCGCTGGAGTGCCCGAGCTGGGCTGCGGCGTTCTTGGTGCTGGTCTCTTCATCGAAGAGGGTGGCCACGGTCTTGCGGAACGTGTGCGGGGTGACCCAGGCGAGGTCGGTGTCGGCGCGGGCCTGGCGCCACTGACGGCGGACGTTGTTGGGTGACAGCCAGGTGCCGCGTCGGGACGCGAAGACCGCGTCGTGGGGGTTGTCGGCAGCGTCGAGCTTGCGGGCCAGGAGCATGCCGACGGCGAAGCGGGGCAGGACGACCATGCGGTAGCCGGCGTCGCTCTTGGTCCAGGGCTGTCGGAAGAAGCCCTGGGCTGTGACGAAGACCAGTGTGCCGCAGATCGTCAGGGTGGGGCGTGCGGTGGCGAGGTCCAGGTCCGCCCAGCGCAGGGCGAGGATCTCGCCGATGCGGGCTCCGGTGGCGAGCATGAGGTCGACGTGGCCCGCTTCGGTCCGCGCGACTGGCGGCAGCAGGGTGCCCAGTACGTCATCCGGCACACCCTGCGCGACGTCGGGGCCGACAGCTACCTGCGGGAACGTGGCACCAGCACCGACGAGGCCGAGCCGCTGGCCGACGGGCTGGAGAGCCCGTGGAGCGATCTGTGGTTCTACTCCAACCCGGTGTTCGTCCGGGTGCGCTGACCGACCGGTCCCGGCCCGCCGTCGGTGGGCCGGAACCGCCGGCACCGGGAAGCCGGGTCCACGGTGGACGTGCAGACTCGCCACCAAACGCCCACATTAGGCAGGGTGTGGGGCAGTTGACGAATCGTGTACCGGCCGCCGGTTGTGAATCTTGACCACCCGAAAGCGCAGGTCATACGCTCCGGGCACCCTTGATTAATTTCCCGGGAAGGGAAACGGGACACCCATGCGAACTGCCCCACTCCGCTCCACACTGCATTCCCGTAAACGGCTGGCGAGCGCCACCGCAATCGTACTACTGGCCGGAATGATCCCCCTGGTGGCCGGCCCCTCGGCCGCCGCCGCGCCCCCGACGACCTGTAGTACCGATCCCGCCGACCGACTGGCCTCGGTGCCCAGCCCGGAGAGTTTCCTCGGCTTCCCGCTCGGCACCGGCCAGGAACGGGTGGTCACCAACGAGGAGGTGCGGGGCTACCTCGACGCCGTGGACACCGCCTCCAAGCGGGTGGTGACCGGCGTGATGGGCACCAGCGTGCTCGGCCAGCCGCTGCCGTACGCGATCGTGTCGAACGAGCGCAACGTGCGGCCGGCGGTGCTCAAGGGCATCGCCGAGGACGTCCGCTCGCTGCGCGACCCCCGGGTGGTCAACCAGCAGCAGGCCGGGGAGATCGCCGAGGCGGCGCCGGCGATCGTCTGGGTCACCGCCAACGTGCACGGCGGCGAGAAGAGCGGCACCGACGCCGCCCTCAAGACGCTGTACGAGCTGGCCGCCGGGCTCTCCTGCGAGGTCCAGCAGCGCAACGACAACCTGATCACGATCATCGTGCCGACACAGAACCCGGACGGCCGCGACGCCAGCCGCCGGCAGAACGAGTACGGCTTCGACATGAACCGGGACTGGTTCGCCCGGACCCAGCAGGAGACCGACGGCAAGCTCGAACTGATGCGCAGGTATCCGCCGCAGGTCTTCATCGACGCGCACGAGATGGGCGGCAGGCAGTACTTCTTCCCGCCCAACGCCGACCCGATCCACCACGAGATCTCCGGCGAGGCGGTCGACTGGATCAACCGGATCGGTGAGGCCAACAAGGCCGGCTTCGGCTACAACGGCGCGTGCGGCGGCGCGGTGACCACCGAGTGCTACTTCAACTACTCCACCTACGACCTGTTCTTCATGGGGTACGGCGACACGGTGCCGGCCGCCGGGTTCGGTGCCGCCGGCATGACCTTCGAGAAGGGCAGCTCGTCGGCGGTGGCCGACCGGGTGCAGCAGCAGTTCCACACCCAGTGGTCGACGCTGGGCTGGGCGGCGGCGCACAAGCAGGAGGTGCTCAACGGCTGGTTCAAGGTCTGGAAGGACGCCCTCGCCCAGGGCCGGGCCGGCACGCTGGAGCCCAACGAGGTCGTCCAGCCCACCAACACCGTGCAGTTCCCGGTGCCGGCGCAGACCATCAGGTCGTACTTCCTGCTGCCCGACCGGCAGCTCGCCGACGCCCGCCAGCTCGTCGAGCGGCTGCGCCGGATGGACGTCGAGGTCTACCAGGTGAAGAAGGCCGTCAAGCTGCCCACCGCGAAGCTCTTCGGCGGCCGGTCGGCGACCAACCTGACCGTGCCGGTCGGGTCGTACTGGATCCCGATGAACCAGCCGCAGAAGCACTGGATCCAGGCGATCATGGGTGAGGACCCGTACACGCCGTTCCCGTACTTCTACGACGTGTCGTCGTGGAGCAACCCGTTGCTGATGGGCGTGAACGCCGTCTACACCGGCGCGGACGTCAAGCCCAACGCGGAGCTGATCGACAAGATCCAGAACACCGGTGGCGGCAAGATCCAGGCCGCGCCGCCGTTGAAGGGCTCCTACACCTACGAGCTGGACTCCGCCGCCGCGGCCGAGTTCACCTTCACCCTGCTGGGCAAGGACGTGCAGCTGGTCCGGGACCTCGACGACGGCCAGGTGGGGATGCCGGCCGGCGCGTTGACGCCGGAGCTGAACGCCACGGCCAAGAAGTTGGGGGTGACCCTCACCCCGTACACCACGGCGGCCGTCGGCACCCCGATCAGCCGGCCGGACGTCGGCCTGTTCCAGGGCACCGGCATCTCCACCACCTCCGGCTCGCACGGCGAGGCCCGGTACGTGCTGGGCAAGCGGTGGGGCCTGGACCTCACCCCGGTCACCACCGCCGACATCAACGACAACACCCCCGCCTTCACCGGCCGCACGGTGCTGCTGGTGCCGGACGGCAGCAACGCGACCGGCGCGCTGACCGCGACCGGGCAGGCCAACCTGCGCAACTGGATCGCCCAGGGCCACACCTACCTGGGCCTGCGCAACGAGGGCACCCGGATGGCCCGCGCCGCCGGTCTCACCTCGACCACCGAGAAGCCGAAGCCGACCGGCTACACGGTGATCGGCTCGCACCTGCGGGTCGACGTGGACCCGGACAGCCCGGTCGGGCTGGGCCGGCCGGCGGAGGACTTCGAGTTCAACAACAACGACCCGATCCTCACCCCGAGCAGCACCGGCCGCAACGTCCTGCGCTACCCGAGCGGGGATACCTTCTGGGCCAACGGCTACACGGTGCAGGGTGACGCGCTCAAGGGCACGGTCGCGGTGGTGGACGAGCCGACCGGCGCCGGCCGGGCGGTGCTGTTCGCGTTCAACCCGCTGTTCCGGGCGTACAACGAGAGTGGCCTGCACCTGGTGGCCAACGCGCTGCTGTACCCGGCCGGCGGCACGGCGGCCCGGACCGCCTCGCCGGTCCAGGTCGACCCGGCCCGCGCCGCCGCGGCGGCCACCCCGGTCGCCGAGAACCTCGGCGGCGAGTGGCGGCCGTTCACCCTCCAGGTGGCCGCCGGTGACCTGGCCCGCACCGAGGCGGTCGTCGACCGGTACACCGACACCGCGCGGGTCACGGTGGCGGACGGCTCGGCGTACCTGGTGATCCCCAACCCGGAGGGTCTCCAGATCGACGAGCACCCGTTCCTGGGTGACCTGGTGCGGACCCTGCGGGCCGAACAGATCCCGCTGCGTTCCGTGGTGGGCTGACACCGGCGGGTGGGGGCGGCACCTACGGGTGCCGCCCTCACCCACCCTGCGGAGCCGGGCGGGCCGCGTCGGCTGGCAACGGTGCGAGCCCTGCTACCTGCTGTTTCCCGGCCGATGTCACCTGCTGACCCGGTTCCAGGCCGACTGTCTGCACCGGCTCGCCACCGCCCGGTCACCACGACGCGCCGGACGGCGACCGCGCCACCCCCGACGGCGGGCCGACTGCCACCTCCGGCGACGAGGAGACGGTGGTCTGGGCGGTCACCTCGGCCAACCACGAGAACACCCGCCGCAACCCGGTCCCCTACCACCGGCGGGAGGCGGCGATCGAACGGTTCAGCGTGCTGGCCGGGCTGCGCTCGGTGGTGGTGCCGGTCTTCGACACCGCCGAGACCGACCGGTTCGCCGAGGTGACCCTGAAGAACGTGGCGGCCACCGCCGGTCTGGAGCTGACCCTGGCGGACACCGTGGTCGCCTGTTCGACCCCGCAGGTCGCCCCGATGTACGCCCGGCCGGGGTTCCCGATCGCCGGGGTGGAGGCCGACGTCGACCCACCTCCCGCCCGTGGGACGTGCTGCTGCGGCTGGCCGCCGACGACCCGACCTGGCGGGAGCTGGCCCACCCGGCGACCCTCGACGTCTACGCCCGCTACCGGCTCGACGACCTGGTCCGTGCGATGGTGTCAGCCACTGCACCCCAACACCCCCGCCGCGCTGGTCCACTCCCTCGGTGTCCCGACCACCGCCGGCCGCGCCGCCGCGATCCGCCAGCACGTCCTCGACATGCCCGCCCCGATCGTCGCGACGGCGCTCGGCTACCACCATGCCACCACCGCCCGTCTCGCCACCGAGGCCGGCACCACCTGGTCCAGCTACGCCCCGGGCAACCCCGGACAGTGAGAGCCATGACCATCCGACGGTGTCTTCACGACGAACTGGCGACGGTTGAATAGGCGGTCTTACCAGTCGGGCGGCCCTTCAAAACGGATCGCCCGTCTGGACCTCCGGCGTGACGAGCCGAGACAGGTCGCGCGGGGCGGACCCGCGACATCCTGTAGTGGGGGCGATTGCGGGAACAGAGGCACCTTTCGGCACGGTGCGGGTCGGGTCACCCCGTCACGTAGCACCGTCTTATCGTCCACCAGCGCACACCTCATCATGTCACTGGCCACGCCCTTTGCGCCGCTCAGGTCCGCGCCGCTCAGGTTCGCGTTGTCCAAGTCCGCGTTGGTCAGGTCCGCGTCGCCCAGGTGCGCGTCGGCTGGGCCGTGTTTCCTAGGGCGCGGAGCCATTGGTTGATGGCGGCGATGGTGAGGGTGGCTTCGTAGCGCACGGCGAGTTTGTCGTACCTGGTGGCCATGGCGCGGTGTTGTTTGAGCTGGTTGATGCCGCACTCCACGGCGTGACGCAGGCGGTAGAGGTCGGGGTCGAAAGCGGGCGGACGTCCGCCTTTGGAGCCTTTGGCTTTGCGGTGGGCGTCCTGGTCGGTCTTGCTCGGGATGCACGCGCGGATGCCGCGGGATCGCAGGTGGGATCGGTTGGCCTTGGACGTGTACGCCTTGTCGGCCAGCACGGTGTCGGGGCGGGTGCGTGGCCGGCCGCCACCGGCGCGGGGGACGCGGATCCTGGTTAGCACGGGGATGA
This genomic window contains:
- the cmk gene encoding (d)CMP kinase, coding for MEENVRAGRCVVAVDGPSGSGKSTVSRRLAVGLGARYLDTGAMYRAITWAVLRSGVDLTDAESVGKVAAEVDLRIGTDPEGYGVTADGVGVDAEIRGTEVTGAVSAVAAVPSVRALLVARQREMIAKAGRIVVEGRDIGSVVAPDADLKVYLTASEAARAQRRSAEDATDVAATAADLARRDRLDSTRKADPLQQAADAVVLDTTELGIDEVVDRLRALLTERGVA
- the der gene encoding ribosome biogenesis GTPase Der; this translates as MTTDEGWVELREPDADVEEPTGPVPVVAVVGRPNVGKSTLVNRIIGRRQAVVEDIPGVTRDRVPYDAQWSGRAFTVVDTGGWEPDAKDRAAAIAAQAEIAVATADVVLFVVDAMVGSTDVDEAAVKMLRRSAKPVILVANKADNATIEMESTSLWSLGLGEPFPISALHGRGSGDLLDKILQALPEAPAIVENRPRGPRRVALVGRPNVGKSSLLNRFSGEERAVVDSVAGTTVDPVDSLVEIGGETWQLVDTAGLRKRVGKASGTEYYASLRTASAIEAAEVAVVLLDSSEPISEQDQRILSMVTEAGRALVIAFNKWDLVDGDRRYYLDKEIERELRRIPWALRINLSAKTGRAVDRLAPSLRKALASWETRVPTAQLNSWLTALVQATPHPVRGGRAPKILFATQAGVAPPRFVLFTTAPLDAGYQRFVERKLREEFGFEGSPVEISVRPRKKLGPGGRGKAHG
- a CDS encoding tyrosine-type recombinase/integrase, producing MLATGARIGEILALRWADLDLATARPTLTICGTLVFVTAQGFFRQPWTKSDAGYRMVVLPRFAVGMLLARKLDAADNPHDAVFASRRGTWLSPNNVRRQWRQARADTDLAWVTPHTFRKTVATLFDEETSTKNAAAQLGHSSEKVTATCYIAKPVQAPDVSEVLERLGAERNGRPTPREQDDDHG
- a CDS encoding M14 family zinc carboxypeptidase, with amino-acid sequence MAGPSAAAAPPTTCSTDPADRLASVPSPESFLGFPLGTGQERVVTNEEVRGYLDAVDTASKRVVTGVMGTSVLGQPLPYAIVSNERNVRPAVLKGIAEDVRSLRDPRVVNQQQAGEIAEAAPAIVWVTANVHGGEKSGTDAALKTLYELAAGLSCEVQQRNDNLITIIVPTQNPDGRDASRRQNEYGFDMNRDWFARTQQETDGKLELMRRYPPQVFIDAHEMGGRQYFFPPNADPIHHEISGEAVDWINRIGEANKAGFGYNGACGGAVTTECYFNYSTYDLFFMGYGDTVPAAGFGAAGMTFEKGSSSAVADRVQQQFHTQWSTLGWAAAHKQEVLNGWFKVWKDALAQGRAGTLEPNEVVQPTNTVQFPVPAQTIRSYFLLPDRQLADARQLVERLRRMDVEVYQVKKAVKLPTAKLFGGRSATNLTVPVGSYWIPMNQPQKHWIQAIMGEDPYTPFPYFYDVSSWSNPLLMGVNAVYTGADVKPNAELIDKIQNTGGGKIQAAPPLKGSYTYELDSAAAAEFTFTLLGKDVQLVRDLDDGQVGMPAGALTPELNATAKKLGVTLTPYTTAAVGTPISRPDVGLFQGTGISTTSGSHGEARYVLGKRWGLDLTPVTTADINDNTPAFTGRTVLLVPDGSNATGALTATGQANLRNWIAQGHTYLGLRNEGTRMARAAGLTSTTEKPKPTGYTVIGSHLRVDVDPDSPVGLGRPAEDFEFNNNDPILTPSSTGRNVLRYPSGDTFWANGYTVQGDALKGTVAVVDEPTGAGRAVLFAFNPLFRAYNESGLHLVANALLYPAGGTAARTASPVQVDPARAAAAATPVAENLGGEWRPFTLQVAAGDLARTEAVVDRYTDTARVTVADGSAYLVIPNPEGLQIDEHPFLGDLVRTLRAEQIPLRSVVG
- a CDS encoding pentapeptide repeat-containing protein; translated protein: MAPRPRKHGPADAHLGDADLTNADLDNANLSGADLSGAKGVASDMMRCALVDDKTVLRDGVTRPAPCRKVPLFPQSPPLQDVAGPPRATCLGSSRRRSRRAIRFEGPPDW